Proteins encoded within one genomic window of Oncorhynchus masou masou isolate Uvic2021 chromosome 1, UVic_Omas_1.1, whole genome shotgun sequence:
- the LOC135503628 gene encoding uncharacterized protein LOC135503628, with amino-acid sequence MVASPEPPAMVPSPEHPAGVPSPEPPAGVPSPEPSAMIYGPESPATIYGPESPATIYGPESPETIHGPESPETIHGPEPPATIHGLEPLATIHGLEHPATIHGPVSPETIHGPVSPVMIYVPESPAMIYGPVPQATIHGPEPPPTTPSTAPHSQLHPQPLLTIQLQPLLTTQLHPQPLHPSIPSPYSIHSYSLSSSIHSPYSLPSSIHSPYSLPSSIHSPYSLSSSIPSPYSLSSSIPSPYSLSSSSPYSLPSSIPIPYSLPSSIHSPYSLPSSIPSPYSLSSSIPSPYSLPSSIPSPYSLHPSPHPPAPTHYPAPSPAPTHYSTSPYSLSSSSTYSLSSSIPSPYSLPSSIHSPYSLPSSSPYSLPSSNLYSLPSSSPYSLPSSSPYSLPSFSPYSLPSSNLYSLPSPYSLPSPKASHYSPPSPYTPPNSILSSNPRREYLYVFPPCGHDMYEGG; translated from the exons atggtcgccagtccagagcctccagcgatggttcccagtccggagcatccagcgggggttcccagtccggagcctccagcgggggttcccagtccagagccttctGCGATGATCTATggtccggagtccccggcgacgatctacggtccggagtccccggcgacgatctacggtccggagtccccggAGACCATCCACGGTCCGGAGTCCCCGGAGACCATCCACGGCCCGGAGCCCCCGGCGACGATCCATGGTCTGGAGCCtctggcgacgatccacggtctggAGCATCCTGCGACGATCCATGGTCCGGTTTCTCCGgagacgatccacggtccggtttcTCCGGTGATGATCTACGTTCCGGAGTCCCCGGCGATGATCTACGGTCCGGTTCCTCAGGCAACGATCCATGGTCCGGAGCCTCCACCCACAA CTCCATCCACAGCCCCTCactcccagctccatccccagcccctactcACTATCCAGCTCCAGCCCCTACTCACTACCCAGCTCCATCCacagcccctccatccctccatccccagcccctactcAATCCACAGCTACTCACTATCCAGCTCCATCCACAGCCCCTACTCACTACCCAGCTCCATCCACAGCCCCTACTCACTACCCAGCTCCATCCACAGCCCCTACTCACTatccagctccatccccagcccctactcactatccagctccatccccagcccctactcACTATCCAGCTCCAGCCCCTACTCACtacccagctccatccccatcccctacTCACTACCCAGCTCCATCCACAGCCCCTACTCACtacccagctccatccccagcccctactcactatccagctccatccccagcccctactcACTACCCagctctatccccagcccctacTCACTCCATCCCAGCCCCCATCCACCAGCCCCTACTCACtacccagctccatccccagcccctactcACTACTCCACCAGCCCCTACTCACTATCCAGCTCCAGCACCTACTCACTatccagctccatccccagcccctactcACTACCCAGCTCCATCCACAGCCCCTactcactacccagttccagcCCATACTCACTACCCAGCTCCAACCTCTactcactacccagttccagcCCCTactcactacccagttccagcCCATACTCACTACCCAGCTTCAGCCCATACTCACTACCCAGCTCCAACCTCTACTCACTACCCAGCCCCTACTCACTACCCAGCCCCAAAGCCAGCCATTACTCACCACCCAGCCCCTACACACCACCCAACTCCATCCTCAGCTCCAACCCCAGAAGAGAGTATTTGTATGTGTTTCCCCCCTGTGGACACGACATGTATGAGGGTGGATGA